The Nakamurella deserti genome contains a region encoding:
- a CDS encoding TetR/AcrR family transcriptional regulator has product MIIESARTLIADQGLSATTMRDVARAGDVALGTVTYHFAGIDEVLAGVLAEEMVAFSAPVTSAAADAATGAAGLDLLIDGLVGSDDRAREHWHLWLDFWALASHVPRYGEWQSEIYRDLHDLVARLLARGAADGTLRVVDPARQAIEFVALLDGLVVQSYLPHPRLPAAQAREILRAYGRS; this is encoded by the coding sequence ATGATCATCGAATCGGCGCGGACCCTGATCGCCGATCAGGGGCTGTCGGCGACGACGATGCGGGACGTCGCCCGGGCCGGTGACGTGGCCCTCGGCACCGTCACCTACCACTTCGCCGGCATCGACGAGGTGCTGGCCGGGGTGCTCGCGGAGGAGATGGTGGCGTTCTCGGCGCCCGTCACCTCCGCGGCCGCGGACGCGGCGACCGGGGCGGCCGGCCTGGACCTGCTCATCGACGGGCTCGTCGGATCGGACGACCGGGCGCGGGAGCACTGGCATCTGTGGCTGGACTTCTGGGCACTGGCTTCGCACGTGCCGCGGTACGGCGAGTGGCAGTCGGAGATCTACCGCGATCTGCACGATCTCGTCGCGCGGCTGCTGGCGCGGGGCGCCGCCGACGGCACGCTGCGGGTCGTCGACCCGGCGCGGCAGGCCATCGAGTTCGTCGCGCTGCTCGACGGGCTGGTCGTGCAGAGCTACCTGCCCCACCCGCGGCTGCCGGCGGCGCAGGCGCGGGAGATCCTGCGGGCCTACGGGCGGAGCTGA
- a CDS encoding GNAT family N-acetyltransferase gives MTHQGDSHDITHRQADRRFVVTEGGADVAHLEYVVRDGVWFITHTFTEPAARGRGLAARVTRAALEAARSEHVTVRPVCPFVVDYVATHPEYADVLAPARAE, from the coding sequence ATGACTCACCAAGGCGACAGCCACGACATCACCCATCGGCAGGCGGACCGCCGGTTCGTCGTGACCGAGGGCGGCGCCGACGTCGCGCACCTGGAATACGTGGTCCGGGACGGCGTCTGGTTCATCACGCACACCTTCACCGAGCCGGCGGCCCGCGGGCGCGGCCTGGCCGCCCGGGTCACCCGGGCGGCCCTCGAGGCCGCCCGGTCGGAGCACGTCACGGTGCGTCCGGTGTGCCCCTTCGTGGTCGACTACGTCGCGACGCACCCCGAGTACGCGGACGTCCTGGCGCCGGCGCGCGCGGAATGA
- a CDS encoding CAP domain-containing protein encodes MTPVPNARARSGGQRPAVVRALAGVAVAAVVGGLLVPVATSGPAAAAPAPSAAAVVALPVVTQDVSPLDVFDAELLRLVNAARAGAGVAPVQEARGLDRLSAWWSGQLAAGTGTLAHNPTGLAMVTEYGAGTRTLWAENVAKLSPASAVTAQSLFDTYLASPTHRANILNPKFGYIGVGSVTAAGISFNTVNFTDAVDAGQTFDPRAAATPVGQFQSLTATGATVRLTGWGLDPELATAASTIRVTDTAPDGSVATSTAQASIARPELAADRPASGAAHGFDHSYVTAGRGGHTVCATVVDTGAGLGDTALGCLTYTVGDPVGGVESATVTGRTLTVAGWAVDPDQPTAAATVTVTDRLAGGPATSTTVVASAPHAGADRAVPGAGPAHGFTVTAPISGVGEHAVCATVAGVRAAGVVTDLGCRTVTVTPATPVGAFDTVGTPDRRSVSVTGWAADPDAPTTPSTVAVVITNSAGTTTTTLDAATGYPVDLGSGLGRDHAFSATLPLTADGVNTVCVRSVSRSTATVTTDLGCRTVTVAWMHGWLDKITPATAGGVRTLTVAGWAIDQGVPTTPTPVQLKVTGPSGYTTTTTVTANASRADVGRAFPGTGANHGYLATLKVPAAGSYQVCATEVSPRNPALTKLLRCLSVTVG; translated from the coding sequence ATGACGCCTGTCCCGAACGCCCGGGCGCGATCCGGAGGGCAGCGTCCCGCTGTCGTCCGCGCGCTCGCCGGCGTCGCCGTCGCCGCCGTGGTCGGCGGCCTGCTCGTGCCCGTGGCGACGTCCGGCCCCGCCGCCGCCGCTCCCGCACCGAGCGCCGCAGCCGTGGTGGCACTGCCCGTGGTGACCCAGGACGTCTCCCCGCTCGACGTCTTCGACGCCGAGCTGCTGCGGCTGGTCAACGCGGCTCGGGCCGGCGCCGGCGTGGCGCCGGTCCAGGAGGCGCGCGGTCTCGACCGGCTGTCGGCCTGGTGGTCCGGGCAACTGGCCGCCGGCACCGGCACCCTGGCGCACAACCCCACCGGACTGGCCATGGTCACCGAGTACGGCGCCGGCACCCGCACGCTGTGGGCCGAGAACGTCGCCAAGCTGTCGCCGGCCTCGGCGGTGACCGCACAGAGCCTGTTCGACACCTACCTCGCGTCACCGACCCACCGGGCCAACATCCTGAACCCGAAGTTCGGCTACATCGGGGTCGGCTCCGTCACCGCGGCCGGGATCAGCTTCAACACCGTGAACTTCACCGACGCCGTCGACGCCGGCCAGACGTTCGACCCGAGGGCGGCGGCCACCCCCGTCGGGCAGTTCCAGTCGCTGACGGCGACCGGTGCGACCGTCCGGCTCACCGGCTGGGGGCTGGACCCCGAACTCGCGACCGCCGCCTCCACCATCCGCGTCACCGACACCGCCCCCGACGGCTCCGTCGCCACCTCGACCGCGCAGGCCTCGATCGCCCGGCCCGAGCTGGCCGCCGATCGTCCGGCGTCCGGCGCGGCGCACGGTTTTGACCACTCGTACGTCACCGCCGGCCGTGGTGGGCACACCGTCTGCGCGACCGTCGTGGACACCGGCGCCGGGCTGGGCGACACCGCCCTCGGTTGCCTGACCTACACCGTCGGCGATCCGGTCGGCGGTGTGGAGAGCGCCACCGTCACCGGCCGCACGCTCACCGTCGCCGGTTGGGCGGTGGATCCGGATCAGCCGACGGCCGCGGCCACCGTCACCGTCACCGACCGGCTCGCCGGTGGTCCGGCCACGTCGACCACGGTCGTCGCCTCGGCGCCGCACGCAGGCGCCGACCGCGCGGTCCCGGGCGCCGGCCCGGCACACGGATTCACCGTGACGGCGCCGATCTCCGGCGTCGGCGAGCACGCCGTCTGCGCCACCGTCGCCGGTGTCCGGGCCGCGGGTGTCGTCACCGACCTCGGCTGCCGCACGGTCACCGTCACCCCGGCCACCCCGGTCGGCGCCTTCGACACCGTCGGGACCCCGGACCGCCGTTCGGTCAGTGTCACCGGCTGGGCCGCCGACCCGGACGCCCCGACGACGCCGTCCACGGTCGCGGTCGTGATCACCAACAGCGCCGGGACCACCACGACGACCCTCGACGCGGCGACCGGTTACCCGGTGGACCTCGGGTCCGGCCTCGGCCGGGACCACGCCTTCAGCGCGACGCTGCCCCTCACCGCCGACGGGGTCAACACGGTCTGCGTCCGGTCGGTCAGCCGCAGCACCGCCACGGTGACCACCGATCTCGGGTGCCGCACCGTCACCGTCGCCTGGATGCACGGGTGGCTGGACAAGATCACCCCCGCCACCGCCGGGGGCGTGCGCACGCTGACCGTCGCGGGCTGGGCGATCGACCAGGGCGTGCCCACCACGCCGACCCCGGTCCAGCTGAAGGTGACCGGCCCGAGCGGCTACACCACGACCACCACCGTCACGGCGAACGCCTCCCGTGCCGACGTCGGGCGGGCGTTCCCGGGGACCGGCGCCAACCATGGATACCTGGCCACCCTCAAGGTGCCGGCGGCCGGCTCCTACCAGGTCTGCGCCACCGAGGTCAGCCCCCGGAACCCGGCGCTGACCAAGCTGCTGCGGTGCCTGTCGGTGACGGTGGGCTGA
- a CDS encoding TM0106 family RecB-like putative nuclease: MQTGQTERVRLGAGSASSCRRRIHLDHDPTADPTARSAPDPAAALIRREIGVHRVEMAARVDVDGARLAQDLRSGSRQAVVDILVPGPDGGWIPVLIKGHRTLDAGAGAVVSSLTDPLRWVSSGELRVRPHHEDALALAHCHRLLGELGLAGPRAVGGVIGRGNADDTTICWYDLAAPGGVAAVSFGAVSFGLGAGGSAADGGPGPAPGSAPSILDDYDARFADRLAVAEAALRRERPLASPSRVSECRRCPWNPVCTVELTLGRDVSLIAPGADAAGLRAVGVVTIDDLALADDDQLAAVAPSRSTGALRGPELRLRARAWQADAVLIRRRDAVQVPRADIELDVDMECFIDDGAYLWGTYLSGTAAGMTAATGAGFEGGYQPFVTWHPLPDRAEGVMFAEFWAYLRELQLVANDAGLTFAAYCYSRQAEERWLFSTPARYPDVPGMPSAQEVRAFTSSASWVDMYEMLGREFLAAGSKRLKTVAPLAGFNWRDPEPDGANSMVWYRAAVGADGAPPSESQKRRLLEYNEDDVLATLALRRWMSDGAAADTPTVAELSVPRDPLERLAG, encoded by the coding sequence GTGCAGACAGGACAGACCGAACGGGTCCGGCTCGGAGCAGGCTCCGCGTCGTCCTGCCGTCGGCGCATCCACCTCGACCACGACCCGACCGCGGACCCCACCGCCCGTTCCGCCCCCGATCCGGCCGCCGCGTTGATCCGCCGCGAGATCGGGGTGCACCGCGTCGAGATGGCCGCGCGGGTCGACGTCGACGGCGCCCGGCTCGCCCAGGACCTGCGCTCCGGGAGCCGCCAGGCGGTCGTCGACATCCTGGTGCCGGGGCCGGACGGCGGCTGGATCCCCGTGCTGATCAAGGGTCACCGGACGCTCGACGCCGGGGCCGGCGCGGTGGTGTCGTCGCTGACCGACCCGCTGCGGTGGGTGTCGTCGGGTGAGCTGCGGGTGCGCCCGCACCACGAGGACGCGCTGGCGCTGGCGCACTGCCACCGGCTGCTCGGCGAGCTCGGGCTGGCCGGGCCGCGGGCCGTCGGCGGCGTGATCGGCCGGGGCAACGCCGACGACACCACGATCTGCTGGTACGACCTGGCCGCGCCCGGGGGCGTGGCCGCGGTGTCGTTCGGGGCGGTGTCGTTCGGGCTCGGTGCGGGCGGCTCGGCCGCCGACGGCGGCCCGGGACCGGCGCCCGGGTCCGCGCCCAGCATCCTCGACGACTACGACGCCCGTTTCGCCGACCGGCTGGCGGTGGCCGAGGCCGCACTGCGGCGCGAGCGGCCGCTGGCGTCGCCGAGCCGGGTGTCGGAGTGCCGCCGCTGCCCGTGGAACCCCGTGTGCACGGTCGAGTTGACCCTCGGTCGGGACGTCTCGCTGATCGCGCCCGGCGCCGACGCCGCCGGGTTGCGTGCGGTCGGGGTGGTCACCATCGACGACCTGGCTTTGGCCGACGACGACCAGCTCGCCGCGGTGGCGCCGTCCCGCTCCACGGGCGCGCTGCGCGGTCCGGAGCTGCGGTTGCGGGCGCGCGCCTGGCAGGCCGACGCGGTGCTGATCCGGCGGCGCGACGCGGTGCAGGTGCCGCGGGCCGACATCGAACTCGACGTCGACATGGAGTGCTTCATCGACGACGGCGCCTATCTGTGGGGGACCTACCTCAGCGGGACGGCGGCCGGGATGACCGCGGCCACCGGTGCCGGGTTCGAAGGCGGTTACCAGCCGTTCGTCACCTGGCATCCCCTGCCCGACCGCGCCGAGGGCGTCATGTTCGCCGAGTTCTGGGCGTATCTGCGGGAGCTGCAGCTGGTCGCCAACGACGCCGGTCTGACCTTCGCCGCCTACTGCTATTCACGGCAGGCCGAGGAGCGGTGGTTGTTCTCCACGCCGGCGCGGTACCCCGACGTCCCCGGAATGCCCAGCGCCCAGGAGGTCCGGGCGTTCACGTCGAGCGCGTCGTGGGTGGACATGTACGAGATGCTGGGCCGCGAGTTCCTCGCCGCCGGGTCCAAGCGGCTCAAGACGGTGGCGCCGCTGGCCGGGTTCAACTGGCGTGACCCCGAGCCCGACGGCGCCAACTCCATGGTCTGGTACCGGGCCGCGGTGGGCGCCGACGGGGCGCCGCCCTCGGAGAGTCAGAAGCGCCGGCTGCTCGAGTACAACGAGGACGACGTTCTCGCGACGCTGGCCCTTCGGCGCTGGATGAGCGACGGCGCCGCCGCCGACACCCCGACCGTCGCCGAGCTGTCCGTCCCCCGTGACCCGCTGGAGCGGCTGGCGGGCTGA
- a CDS encoding DUF6474 family protein, whose amino-acid sequence MVGNNAALRLGAAALDKVAGRKPSRATRLASSVARTLGDPKKTKRLMSVGQVVAPMLAPVALKAVDNVRLLADQQRAKKLGVPVDDVALYRGPTGPVRARLDAVAAAVRELKERRGGDATVTDFADRTMTTLTDLGIAVNAAAPMPAARRKPTVAAVERELDKLERDLITHLLHSHD is encoded by the coding sequence ATGGTGGGCAACAACGCGGCACTCCGGCTGGGAGCCGCCGCCCTCGACAAGGTGGCCGGCCGCAAGCCCTCCCGGGCGACCCGGCTCGCGTCCTCGGTGGCGCGCACCCTCGGCGACCCCAAGAAGACCAAGCGGCTGATGAGCGTCGGTCAGGTGGTCGCACCCATGCTCGCCCCCGTCGCGCTCAAGGCCGTCGACAACGTCCGGCTGCTCGCCGACCAGCAGCGGGCCAAGAAGCTCGGCGTCCCCGTCGACGACGTCGCCCTCTACCGCGGCCCGACCGGCCCGGTCCGCGCCCGGCTGGACGCCGTGGCCGCCGCGGTGCGGGAACTGAAGGAGCGCCGCGGTGGCGACGCCACGGTCACCGACTTCGCCGACCGCACGATGACCACGCTGACCGACCTGGGGATCGCGGTGAACGCCGCCGCGCCGATGCCGGCGGCCCGCCGCAAGCCCACGGTCGCGGCGGTCGAGCGCGAGTTGGACAAGCTCGAACGCGACCTCATCACCCACCTGCTGCACTCCCACGACTGA
- a CDS encoding YcnI family protein, which yields MTQHHRSTARRIRRATTVLVAGGAALLLGAGTALAHVTVTPESVVAGGYTTIGFRVPNESDTANTTKVEIQLPADTPFGFVSAQQIPGWTIDVIETALPAPVTVGNFTLDEAVTGVTFTADGAGLPPHEFTVFNLLVGPVPDVASMQFPAVQTYDDGEVVSWSEPTPGSGEEPEHPAPQLTITPVDTATDQAGTESAPSAPATDTTARVLGIAGIVVGLAGVGTGLVLARGRRSRAVPDDRGAA from the coding sequence ATGACCCAGCACCACCGTTCCACCGCGCGCCGGATCCGGCGCGCCACCACCGTCCTGGTCGCCGGCGGCGCCGCGCTGCTGCTCGGTGCCGGCACCGCCCTGGCCCATGTGACCGTCACCCCCGAGTCGGTCGTCGCCGGCGGCTACACCACCATCGGCTTCCGGGTGCCGAACGAGAGCGACACCGCCAACACCACCAAGGTCGAGATCCAACTGCCGGCCGACACCCCGTTCGGCTTCGTCTCCGCCCAGCAGATCCCGGGCTGGACGATCGACGTCATCGAGACGGCGCTGCCCGCCCCGGTCACCGTCGGCAACTTCACGCTCGACGAGGCCGTCACCGGCGTCACCTTCACCGCCGACGGCGCCGGACTGCCGCCGCACGAGTTCACCGTCTTCAACCTCCTGGTCGGACCGGTCCCGGACGTGGCCTCGATGCAGTTCCCGGCCGTCCAGACCTACGACGACGGCGAGGTGGTGAGCTGGAGCGAACCGACGCCGGGGAGCGGCGAGGAGCCGGAGCACCCGGCGCCGCAGCTCACGATCACCCCCGTGGACACCGCCACCGACCAGGCCGGGACCGAGTCGGCGCCGTCGGCCCCGGCGACGGACACCACCGCCCGGGTACTGGGTATCGCAGGCATCGTCGTCGGCCTCGCCGGGGTCGGCACCGGACTGGTGCTGGCCCGTGGCCGACGGTCGCGAGCCGTCCCGGACGATCGAGGAGCCGCATGA
- a CDS encoding amino acid ABC transporter permease codes for MSAPGGWTPSAVELERRAYRRSRSRRSVLIALVSTAVVVGVLVTVVVNSSGWPRVRSTFFDLGYGWQVLPDILRGLWLNVRLMVACGLCILVLAMVVALARTLRGPVFFPVRILATAYADVFRGLPLILVLLLLGFGVPSLRLSFLPRDPLFWGCVSLVLVYGAYVSEVFRAGIESIHPSQRAASRSLGLSHAQTMRFVVVPQAVRRVLPPLLNDMVALQKDTGLLYVLGAVAYDAILNAKIETARTFNYTPYVVAGLLFILLTIPMTRLTDHVARRQGWNGGSVV; via the coding sequence ATGTCCGCGCCGGGCGGCTGGACGCCGTCCGCGGTCGAGCTCGAGCGGCGGGCCTACCGCCGGTCCCGCAGCCGGCGCAGCGTGCTCATCGCGCTGGTGTCGACCGCGGTCGTCGTCGGCGTGCTGGTCACCGTCGTGGTCAACTCGTCGGGCTGGCCGCGCGTCCGCTCCACGTTCTTCGACCTCGGCTACGGCTGGCAGGTGCTGCCGGACATCCTCCGGGGGCTCTGGCTCAACGTCCGGTTAATGGTGGCCTGCGGGCTCTGCATCCTCGTCCTCGCCATGGTCGTGGCGCTGGCCAGGACCCTGCGCGGCCCGGTGTTCTTCCCGGTCCGGATCCTCGCCACCGCCTACGCGGACGTCTTCCGCGGGTTGCCGCTGATCCTGGTGCTGCTGCTGCTCGGGTTCGGGGTGCCCAGCCTGCGGCTGTCGTTCCTGCCCCGGGACCCGCTGTTCTGGGGTTGCGTCTCGCTGGTGCTGGTCTACGGCGCGTACGTGTCGGAGGTGTTCCGCGCCGGCATCGAGTCCATCCATCCGTCACAGCGCGCGGCGTCCCGGTCGCTCGGGCTGTCCCACGCCCAGACGATGCGGTTCGTGGTGGTGCCACAGGCGGTGCGCCGGGTGCTGCCGCCGCTGCTCAACGACATGGTGGCGCTGCAGAAGGACACCGGCCTGCTGTACGTCCTGGGCGCGGTGGCCTACGACGCCATCCTGAACGCCAAGATCGAGACGGCCCGGACGTTCAACTACACGCCGTACGTGGTCGCGGGGCTGCTGTTCATCCTGTTGACGATCCCGATGACGCGGTTGACCGACCATGTCGCGCGGCGGCAGGGCTGGAACGGGGGTTCGGTTGTCTGA
- a CDS encoding ABC transporter substrate-binding protein, with the protein MNPARSVALALGTAGLLVLTGCGSTDGADGAAGSTTPTSTSAAAGTGPSATASASEDPSASAPAGSASAPAGSGGGAAAGCTPGELPTLSPGTLTIATSEPAYEPWIVDNDPTNGQGYESAVAYAVAEQLGYDKAQVTWTRVPFEAVIAPTPKDFDFDLNQVSISDERRAAVDFSSGYYDVVQAVVTVKGSPIEGVTTLAGLKDARLGAMIGTTSLDAISASIAPSSEPAIFDSNDAGVQALQAGSIDGLVLDLPSALYVANAQLPDGSLVGQLPASTADTEQFGLVLDKGSELTACVTAAVDALREDGTLDALAQQWIADTGAPALS; encoded by the coding sequence ATGAATCCCGCCCGCTCGGTGGCCCTCGCGCTCGGCACCGCCGGCCTGCTCGTCCTGACCGGCTGCGGCAGCACTGACGGCGCTGACGGTGCCGCCGGGTCGACCACTCCGACGTCGACGTCCGCCGCGGCCGGCACGGGTCCGTCGGCCACGGCGTCGGCGTCGGAGGACCCGTCGGCGTCGGCTCCGGCCGGTTCGGCGTCGGCTCCGGCCGGGTCCGGTGGTGGCGCCGCGGCGGGCTGCACGCCGGGAGAGCTGCCCACGCTGTCGCCCGGCACCCTGACCATCGCCACCAGCGAACCCGCCTACGAGCCGTGGATCGTGGACAACGACCCGACGAACGGGCAGGGCTACGAATCCGCGGTGGCCTACGCCGTCGCCGAGCAGCTCGGGTACGACAAGGCCCAGGTCACCTGGACCCGGGTGCCGTTCGAGGCGGTCATCGCGCCGACCCCGAAGGACTTCGACTTCGACCTCAACCAGGTCTCGATCAGCGACGAGCGCCGGGCCGCGGTGGACTTCTCCTCGGGCTACTACGACGTGGTGCAGGCCGTCGTCACCGTGAAGGGCAGCCCGATCGAGGGCGTCACCACGTTGGCCGGCCTCAAGGACGCCCGGCTCGGCGCGATGATCGGCACCACGAGCCTGGACGCGATCTCGGCGTCGATCGCCCCCAGCTCCGAGCCGGCCATCTTCGATTCCAACGACGCGGGCGTGCAGGCACTGCAGGCCGGCTCGATCGACGGTCTCGTCCTCGACCTGCCCAGCGCGCTCTACGTCGCCAACGCGCAGCTGCCGGACGGCTCCCTCGTCGGCCAGCTGCCCGCGAGCACCGCCGACACCGAGCAGTTCGGCCTGGTGCTCGACAAGGGCTCGGAGCTCACGGCGTGCGTCACCGCGGCCGTCGACGCCCTACGCGAGGACGGCACCCTGGACGCGCTGGCCCAGCAGTGGATCGCCGACACCGGCGCTCCCGCACTGTCCTGA
- a CDS encoding AI-2E family transporter, whose protein sequence is MTTQRGPGKNWLTAGPMRGFGAVRSTGKPVPGSLPAVSPATANAAEVNAEAALEPAPTEQVKLANSQSHNASPEAVLSSGPRHHSPFRWGFLGGLGVLLAWIAYQSLDSLRGTLITIAVAALLAIGLDPAVGFLIRRGLRRGLSVLVVMLGLLLAIAAAVYAVLPPIVNEVAAFIVSVPDLLANLQQNETIRNFDQKFGVIDQIQNSSFLQNLAAGAGTTVLTASVTVAGLIVDLLIVLVLTLYFLAGFPKIKRAAYRLAPASRRERVTELGEVILRQMGGYLGGATLIALQAGIFAGIFASIVGLPYPWAIALGAALLDFIPVVGPIVIGVSMMLLGFTVSVTVGIVAGAVYLVQHLFEAYWLYPRVMERAMSISTGSVVVAIVIGGALLGVTGALMAVPVAAAIQLIIREVVFPMQDRA, encoded by the coding sequence ATGACGACCCAGCGTGGCCCGGGCAAGAACTGGTTGACCGCAGGCCCGATGCGGGGCTTCGGGGCCGTGCGCTCCACCGGCAAGCCCGTCCCCGGCTCCCTTCCCGCGGTGTCCCCGGCCACGGCCAACGCCGCGGAGGTCAACGCGGAGGCGGCGCTGGAACCGGCGCCCACCGAGCAGGTGAAGCTGGCGAACTCGCAGTCGCACAACGCCTCTCCGGAGGCCGTGCTCTCCAGCGGCCCGCGCCACCACTCACCGTTCCGGTGGGGGTTCCTCGGCGGCCTCGGAGTGCTGCTGGCCTGGATCGCCTACCAGTCGCTGGACTCGCTCCGCGGCACCCTCATCACCATCGCCGTGGCGGCGCTGCTCGCCATCGGCCTCGATCCGGCGGTCGGCTTCCTGATCCGCCGCGGCCTGCGCCGCGGATTGTCGGTGCTGGTCGTGATGCTCGGACTGCTGCTGGCCATCGCCGCCGCGGTCTACGCGGTGCTGCCGCCGATCGTCAACGAGGTCGCCGCCTTCATCGTGTCGGTCCCCGACCTGCTGGCGAACCTGCAGCAGAACGAGACCATCCGCAACTTCGACCAGAAGTTCGGGGTCATCGACCAGATCCAGAACTCCAGCTTCCTGCAGAACCTGGCGGCCGGCGCCGGCACCACGGTGCTGACCGCGAGCGTGACCGTCGCCGGGCTGATCGTGGACCTGCTCATCGTGCTGGTGCTGACGCTGTACTTCCTGGCCGGCTTCCCCAAGATCAAGCGGGCGGCGTACCGGCTGGCTCCGGCGTCCCGGCGCGAGCGGGTCACCGAGCTGGGCGAGGTCATCCTGCGCCAGATGGGCGGCTACCTCGGTGGGGCCACCCTCATCGCCCTCCAGGCGGGCATCTTCGCCGGCATCTTCGCCTCGATCGTCGGGCTGCCGTACCCGTGGGCGATCGCGCTGGGCGCCGCGCTGCTCGACTTCATCCCCGTCGTCGGGCCGATCGTCATCGGGGTCTCGATGATGCTGCTCGGTTTCACGGTCTCGGTGACCGTCGGCATCGTGGCGGGGGCCGTCTACCTGGTCCAGCACCTCTTCGAGGCCTATTGGCTGTACCCGCGGGTGATGGAACGCGCGATGAGCATCAGCACCGGATCCGTCGTGGTCGCGATCGTCATCGGCGGTGCCCTGCTCGGGGTCACCGGTGCGTTGATGGCGGTGCCGGTGGCGGCCGCCATCCAGCTGATCATCCGTGAGGTCGTCTTCCCGATGCAGGACCGCGCCTGA
- a CDS encoding copper resistance CopC family protein encodes MRVPRRSTRAALVALVVGALALVGAGPAWAHNALTASDPADAATLDSSPATVTLTFNDVVQNLQPVVTVVGPAGDRWEGSPVTVLNNTVSVPVNTLGPAGDYTIAYRVVSADGHPVEGTTTFTLTTAGGGTANPADAGAATPSDSIPAWVWVLGAAVVVVLVVVIGVVSTRRRTADQAD; translated from the coding sequence ATGAGAGTCCCCCGCCGGTCCACCCGCGCCGCCCTCGTCGCCCTGGTGGTCGGCGCCCTCGCCCTCGTCGGGGCCGGCCCGGCGTGGGCCCACAACGCGCTGACCGCCAGCGACCCGGCGGACGCCGCCACCCTGGACTCGTCGCCGGCCACGGTGACGCTGACGTTCAACGACGTGGTGCAGAACCTGCAGCCCGTCGTGACGGTGGTGGGACCGGCCGGGGACCGCTGGGAGGGGTCACCGGTCACGGTGCTCAACAACACCGTGTCAGTGCCGGTGAACACCCTCGGTCCGGCCGGCGACTACACGATCGCCTACCGCGTCGTCTCGGCCGACGGGCACCCGGTGGAGGGCACGACGACCTTCACGCTCACCACGGCCGGTGGCGGCACCGCCAACCCGGCGGACGCCGGCGCTGCCACACCGTCGGACTCGATCCCGGCGTGGGTGTGGGTGCTCGGCGCCGCCGTCGTGGTGGTGCTGGTCGTCGTCATCGGCGTCGTCAGCACCCGCCGGCGGACGGCCGACCAGGCCGACTGA
- a CDS encoding proline dehydrogenase family protein has protein sequence MLRKPILALSASDKVRDVITRAPVTRAVVDRFIPGATVAAAVESVRTLRGAGLQVTLDYLGEGVTDTVGAEATVAAYLELLQALTAADVVEGAEVSVKLSAVGQALPDGEAIALANARTIVRAAYAAGARVTLDMEDHPTIDSTLRVLHTLREEQPDVGVAIQAMLHRTPHDLESLVGPGSRVRLVKGAYNEPASVAHQDPAEVDLAYVRAMRQLMAGEGYPMIGSHDPRLVAIAGELAAEHGRKAGDHEFQMLFGIRPDEQRRLAREGHTVRVYVPYGEDWYGYFTRRLAERPANLLFFLRSLASRS, from the coding sequence CTGCTCCGCAAGCCGATCCTGGCCCTATCCGCTTCGGACAAGGTCCGCGACGTCATCACCCGGGCGCCCGTCACCCGCGCCGTGGTCGACCGCTTCATCCCCGGCGCCACCGTCGCCGCTGCCGTCGAGTCGGTCCGGACGCTGCGCGGAGCCGGCCTGCAGGTCACCCTCGACTACCTGGGGGAGGGCGTCACCGACACGGTCGGAGCGGAAGCCACCGTCGCCGCCTACCTCGAGCTGCTGCAGGCGCTCACCGCCGCGGACGTCGTCGAAGGCGCCGAGGTGTCGGTCAAGCTGTCCGCCGTCGGCCAGGCGCTGCCCGACGGGGAGGCGATCGCGCTGGCCAACGCCCGCACCATCGTGCGCGCCGCCTACGCCGCCGGCGCCCGCGTGACCCTCGACATGGAGGACCACCCGACCATCGACTCCACGTTGCGGGTGCTGCACACCCTGCGCGAGGAGCAGCCCGACGTCGGTGTGGCGATCCAGGCGATGCTGCACCGCACGCCGCACGACCTCGAGTCGCTCGTCGGTCCCGGCTCGCGGGTCCGACTGGTGAAGGGCGCGTACAACGAGCCCGCGTCCGTCGCGCACCAGGACCCGGCCGAGGTCGACCTGGCCTACGTCCGCGCGATGCGCCAGCTGATGGCCGGCGAGGGCTACCCGATGATCGGCAGCCACGACCCGCGGCTGGTGGCGATCGCCGGCGAACTCGCCGCCGAGCACGGCCGCAAGGCCGGTGACCACGAGTTCCAGATGCTCTTCGGGATCCGCCCCGACGAGCAGCGCCGGCTGGCCCGGGAGGGTCACACCGTCCGCGTCTACGTGCCCTACGGCGAGGACTGGTACGGCTACTTCACCCGCCGGCTCGCCGAGCGTCCGGCCAACCTGCTGTTCTTCCTGCGCTCGCTCGCCAGCCGCAGCTGA